In a single window of the Streptacidiphilus sp. P02-A3a genome:
- a CDS encoding aspartate aminotransferase family protein, giving the protein MDIQAIDPVAAYRQAVNPFRADVIEARNWPTLFADARGEFVTDAEGRRYLDMIAENGAATLGHRHPRVVQALCRTIESGSPFIVPLGLSSAAGPLAVRLCDLAGPGLERVYFCTAGSEAVENAMKFAVAATGRTGFAAFGQGFHGFTPGPLPLAGHDYWRLPLAGTGWDPQGYHRVPFQDLAALEAVLATGEIAALLVESVQGLGGARPWDPEALRAAAELCRAHGTLLIADEILTGIGRTGQWFAFQHAGIQPDLVTVSKGLSGGIVPVAAVLMSEAVHRSVYSSPGRAYIHNSTFEGHLLGMVAGLTVLDVIQDEDVLARVQRTGELLRGRIEELVDEGIGIRAVRGRGLLLAVDIEGLSEPQAADGANACVDLLQQQGVLLETAAHAQTWLRLSPPLTLSEESVGVFTKALRDSARKLTSQR; this is encoded by the coding sequence ATGGATATCCAGGCGATCGATCCAGTCGCTGCGTACCGGCAAGCCGTCAATCCCTTCCGCGCCGACGTCATCGAGGCGCGGAACTGGCCCACGTTGTTCGCTGACGCCCGGGGGGAGTTCGTCACCGACGCCGAGGGCCGCCGCTACCTCGACATGATCGCGGAGAACGGCGCCGCCACCCTGGGGCACCGCCACCCGCGCGTGGTCCAGGCCCTGTGCCGGACCATCGAGTCGGGCAGCCCGTTCATCGTCCCGCTCGGCCTGTCCAGCGCCGCCGGACCGCTCGCCGTACGGCTGTGCGACCTTGCCGGTCCCGGCCTGGAACGCGTCTACTTCTGCACCGCCGGGTCCGAGGCGGTCGAGAACGCGATGAAGTTCGCCGTGGCCGCCACCGGCCGGACCGGCTTCGCCGCCTTCGGGCAGGGCTTCCACGGCTTCACCCCCGGCCCGCTGCCGCTGGCCGGACACGACTACTGGCGGCTGCCGCTGGCCGGGACCGGCTGGGACCCGCAGGGCTACCACCGGGTCCCGTTCCAGGACCTGGCGGCGCTGGAGGCGGTACTGGCCACCGGCGAGATCGCCGCGCTGCTGGTCGAATCGGTCCAGGGGCTGGGCGGCGCCCGCCCCTGGGACCCGGAGGCGCTGCGCGCGGCGGCCGAGCTGTGCCGGGCGCACGGCACGCTGCTGATCGCCGACGAGATCCTCACCGGCATCGGCCGCACCGGGCAGTGGTTCGCCTTCCAGCACGCGGGGATCCAGCCCGACCTGGTCACCGTCTCCAAGGGCCTCAGCGGCGGCATCGTCCCGGTCGCCGCCGTGCTGATGAGCGAGGCCGTGCACCGCTCCGTCTACAGCTCGCCGGGGCGCGCCTACATCCACAACTCGACCTTCGAGGGCCACCTGCTGGGCATGGTCGCCGGACTCACCGTCCTCGACGTCATCCAGGACGAGGACGTGCTGGCGCGCGTCCAGCGGACCGGCGAGCTGCTGCGGGGACGGATCGAGGAACTCGTCGACGAGGGCATCGGGATCCGCGCGGTGCGCGGACGCGGCCTGCTGCTCGCCGTCGACATCGAGGGCCTGAGCGAGCCGCAGGCCGCCGACGGTGCGAACGCCTGCGTCGACCTGCTCCAGCAGCAGGGCGTGCTGCTGGAGACCGCCGCCCACGCGCAGACCTGGCTGCGGCTCAGCCCGCCGCTGACGCTCTCCGAGGAGTCGGTGGGCGTGTTCACCAAGGCCCTGCGCGACAGCGCCCGCAAGCTCACCAGCCAGCGGTAA
- a CDS encoding MFS transporter — MSDRVAEPQAPAADALPPLNRNRDFLLLWSGQAISSFGNELSAITYPLLVLAVTGSAARAGLVGSAELVAMLALLLPAGAVADRWSRRAVMVVSSLVQLAALGGVSAAIGLGWVPLGLLVAAGALEGAGSAFYIGASRGAVRRVVPAPQLSRALARTQARDQAAAIGGPPSGGALFAVARFLPFGLDSVSFAVAALAAALVRGTLDPPRSPGGPGNPAAAGPGVGAGLRLVLGHRYLRVVALWAAAVNAVATGMMLLVIVLARSRGAEPSQIGVITATFSAGGLLGALSAPRLIGRYSGRTLVLIASWLLVPCPVAMVLAPSPLLIGVAGAVSVCAIAPVNVILLTRAYELIPHEMQGRAGNAMLLCANSLKWLTPVVFGAMADRWGPVPPIMVGAALYGITAVWLQGKGVLRQLDAPAVPAVGVPV; from the coding sequence ATGAGCGACCGTGTTGCCGAGCCGCAGGCGCCGGCTGCCGATGCGTTACCGCCGCTCAACCGCAACCGGGATTTCCTGCTCCTCTGGAGCGGCCAGGCTATTTCCTCCTTCGGAAACGAACTCTCCGCGATCACCTATCCGCTGCTGGTGCTCGCGGTGACCGGTTCGGCCGCGCGGGCCGGTCTGGTCGGCAGCGCCGAACTGGTGGCGATGCTGGCGCTGCTGCTCCCGGCCGGGGCGGTCGCCGACCGCTGGTCCCGGCGGGCGGTGATGGTGGTCAGTTCCCTGGTCCAACTGGCGGCCCTCGGCGGCGTATCGGCCGCGATCGGGCTCGGCTGGGTCCCGCTCGGGCTGCTGGTCGCGGCCGGGGCGCTGGAGGGGGCCGGGAGCGCGTTCTACATCGGCGCCAGCCGGGGCGCGGTGCGCCGGGTGGTACCGGCGCCGCAGCTGTCCCGGGCGCTGGCCCGGACCCAGGCCCGCGACCAGGCCGCCGCGATCGGCGGACCGCCCAGCGGCGGCGCGCTGTTCGCGGTGGCCCGGTTCCTGCCGTTCGGCCTGGACTCGGTCTCGTTCGCGGTCGCGGCGCTCGCGGCGGCGCTGGTGCGCGGCACGCTCGACCCGCCGAGGAGCCCCGGCGGCCCGGGGAACCCGGCCGCGGCCGGTCCGGGTGTCGGCGCGGGCCTGCGCCTGGTGCTGGGCCACCGCTACCTGCGGGTGGTGGCGTTGTGGGCCGCCGCCGTCAACGCGGTGGCCACCGGGATGATGCTGCTGGTCATCGTGCTGGCCCGGTCCCGGGGGGCGGAGCCGTCGCAGATCGGGGTGATCACCGCGACCTTCTCGGCGGGCGGCCTGCTCGGGGCGCTCAGCGCGCCCCGGCTGATCGGCCGCTACTCGGGCCGGACGCTGGTGCTGATCGCCTCGTGGCTGCTGGTCCCGTGCCCGGTGGCGATGGTGCTCGCGCCGTCCCCGCTGCTGATCGGGGTCGCCGGCGCGGTGTCGGTGTGCGCCATCGCGCCGGTCAACGTGATCCTGCTGACCCGGGCCTACGAGCTGATCCCGCACGAGATGCAGGGCCGGGCCGGGAACGCGATGCTGCTGTGCGCCAACAGCCTCAAGTGGCTGACCCCGGTGGTGTTCGGGGCCATGGCCGACCGCTGGGGCCCGGTCCCGCCGATCATGGTCGGCGCGGCCCTGTACGGAATCACTGCCGTGTGGCTCCAGGGCAAGGGCGTCCTGCGGCAGCTCGACGCGCCGGCCGTGCCCGCGGTCGGCGTGCCCGTGTGA
- a CDS encoding cytochrome P450, with translation MSEPSGTPLQQAEPAQSYGRERELAASVLAELFGSEAARADPYPYYQQLRQADPVHVADSGRLYLTRYADCAASLRDPRLLGQSPDWMDKASPGWREHPAVVQNIESVLFRDPPDHTRLRRLVNRSFTPRRVARMREDVVRLVHRSLDRLADAGGGGSTVDAYGLLAATLPIAVVGTLIGIPERDWAQLHDPASAVMQVVEVGVGEDALERADEAAVGLNAYFEDLIAQRRRDPRPDIISDLIASADAGGDPEQGGAGMSAAELLRMTILLFGAGVDTTVGLLSNGLVALLGHPRQAELLRADPGLAENTVTEVLRWDSPTQVIVRVAGPGAVVAGHQVPEDGTVFALTGAAHRDPEQFADPDTFDITRTGSPVLSFSGGIHYCVGAPLARLEAEVFFPALLDRFPKLALTGRPLRRGYVVRGYDSLPVTVG, from the coding sequence ATGAGTGAACCCAGCGGTACCCCGCTCCAGCAGGCCGAACCGGCCCAGTCATACGGCCGGGAGCGGGAGTTGGCCGCCTCGGTGCTGGCCGAGCTGTTCGGCTCGGAGGCGGCCAGGGCCGATCCCTACCCCTACTACCAGCAGTTGCGCCAGGCCGACCCGGTGCACGTCGCCGACAGCGGACGGCTGTACCTGACCCGCTACGCGGACTGCGCGGCGTCGCTGCGCGACCCCCGGCTGCTGGGTCAGAGCCCGGACTGGATGGACAAGGCCTCGCCCGGCTGGCGGGAGCATCCGGCGGTGGTCCAGAACATCGAGTCGGTGCTGTTCCGCGACCCGCCGGACCACACCCGGCTGCGCCGGCTGGTGAACCGCTCGTTCACCCCGCGCCGGGTGGCGCGGATGCGCGAGGACGTGGTCCGGCTGGTCCACCGCTCGCTGGACCGGCTGGCGGACGCGGGCGGCGGCGGCAGCACCGTCGACGCGTACGGGCTGCTGGCGGCGACGCTGCCGATCGCCGTGGTGGGCACCCTGATCGGGATCCCGGAGCGGGACTGGGCGCAACTGCACGACCCGGCCTCGGCGGTGATGCAGGTGGTGGAGGTCGGCGTGGGCGAGGACGCGCTGGAGCGGGCCGACGAGGCGGCGGTCGGGCTCAACGCCTACTTCGAGGACCTGATCGCGCAGCGCCGCCGCGACCCGCGGCCCGACATCATCTCCGACCTGATCGCCTCGGCCGACGCCGGCGGCGACCCGGAGCAGGGCGGCGCCGGGATGTCCGCCGCCGAGCTGCTGCGGATGACCATCCTGCTGTTCGGCGCCGGGGTGGACACCACCGTGGGCCTGCTCTCCAACGGCCTGGTGGCGCTGCTCGGGCACCCCCGGCAGGCGGAACTGCTGCGTGCGGACCCGGGACTGGCCGAGAACACGGTCACCGAGGTGCTGCGCTGGGACTCGCCGACCCAGGTGATCGTCCGGGTCGCCGGTCCGGGCGCGGTGGTCGCGGGCCACCAGGTGCCCGAGGACGGCACGGTGTTCGCGCTCACCGGCGCCGCCCACCGGGACCCGGAGCAGTTCGCCGACCCGGACACCTTCGACATCACCCGCACCGGCAGCCCGGTGCTCTCCTTCAGCGGCGGCATCCACTACTGCGTCGGGGCGCCGCTGGCCCGGCTGGAGGCGGAGGTCTTCTTCCCGGCGCTGCTCGACCGCTTCCCGAAGCTGGCCCTGACCGGCCGCCCGCTGCGCCGCGGCTACGTGGTCCGCGGCTACGACTCGCTGCCGGTCACGGTCGGCTGA
- a CDS encoding ATP-grasp domain-containing protein, whose translation MTEGSDRYLLVGCGLGLLGELDKILPAGSVTVVEEPDLLDAGDLRAKAAARACVGEVLDGPAQRHDGGSPLPAEALRGVVAVIPAWEYSVVATAACAEAAGVPGAGVAAARRLRDKVELRRAADAAGLPQPRWTEPDGVAEVRAFARANGGECVLKPADRQANVGVVVLGPGDDLDAAWRATLAADDPKLRSANWTPGRFLAEQRLRGPEISAEVLVADGEVVWVNVTDKSVWPGAHPVEAGHVLPSTVDPKVRDRVVAANRALVAAVGFGSGALHSEWILVDGTEPYLVECAGRLPGGAIVPLIDLAYGGSLVEDFVRVLRGERPQRPEQARRGAAVRFVTARPGLVRAVHGVSEAGSVEGVFAAVATVAEGATVGPLTSAWDRAGHVLSVAEDAGRAALVAARGAALISFDIDPSAAAD comes from the coding sequence ATGACAGAGGGCTCCGACAGGTACCTGCTGGTCGGCTGCGGGCTGGGGTTGCTCGGGGAGCTGGACAAGATACTCCCGGCCGGATCGGTGACCGTGGTGGAGGAGCCGGACCTGCTGGACGCGGGTGACCTGCGTGCCAAGGCCGCCGCCCGCGCCTGCGTCGGCGAGGTCCTGGACGGCCCGGCCCAGCGCCACGACGGCGGGTCCCCGCTGCCCGCCGAGGCGCTGCGGGGGGTGGTGGCGGTGATCCCGGCCTGGGAGTACTCGGTGGTGGCGACCGCGGCCTGCGCCGAGGCGGCGGGCGTCCCCGGGGCCGGAGTCGCGGCGGCGCGACGGCTGCGGGACAAGGTCGAGCTGCGCCGTGCCGCCGACGCGGCCGGTCTGCCGCAGCCGCGCTGGACCGAGCCCGACGGCGTGGCCGAGGTGCGGGCCTTCGCCCGGGCCAACGGCGGCGAGTGCGTACTGAAACCGGCCGACCGGCAGGCCAACGTGGGGGTGGTGGTGCTGGGTCCCGGCGACGACCTGGACGCGGCCTGGCGGGCCACCCTGGCCGCCGACGATCCCAAGCTGCGCAGCGCCAACTGGACGCCGGGGCGGTTCCTGGCCGAGCAGCGGCTGCGCGGCCCGGAGATCAGCGCGGAGGTGCTGGTCGCGGACGGCGAGGTGGTCTGGGTCAACGTCACCGACAAGTCGGTGTGGCCGGGCGCGCATCCGGTCGAGGCCGGTCACGTGCTGCCCTCCACCGTGGACCCGAAGGTGCGCGACCGGGTGGTGGCGGCCAACCGGGCGCTGGTCGCCGCCGTCGGCTTCGGCAGCGGCGCGCTGCACAGCGAGTGGATCCTGGTGGACGGTACCGAGCCGTACCTGGTCGAGTGCGCCGGCCGACTGCCCGGCGGCGCCATCGTGCCGCTGATCGACCTGGCCTACGGCGGCTCGCTGGTCGAGGACTTCGTGCGGGTGCTGCGCGGCGAGCGCCCGCAGCGTCCGGAGCAGGCCCGGCGGGGAGCGGCGGTGCGGTTCGTGACCGCCCGACCGGGGCTGGTCCGGGCGGTGCACGGGGTGTCGGAGGCCGGCAGCGTCGAGGGGGTGTTCGCGGCGGTGGCCACGGTCGCCGAGGGGGCGACCGTGGGGCCGCTCACCAGCGCCTGGGACCGCGCCGGGCACGTCCTGTCGGTGGCCGAGGACGCGGGCCGGGCCGCCCTGGTCGCCGCCCGCGGGGCGGCCCTGATCAGCTTCGACATCGACCCGTCGGCCGCCGCCGACTGA
- a CDS encoding AMP-binding protein produces the protein MDDPRDSVANYVVTALEAFAGYGGREAIVSTAGRLTYAELSREVPRLAGALRAHGVNDRSVVAVLAGNRPEAIVLQLAAHLIGARTVWVAGYAPVREQHDYLRRSDAGFLVYDTGRYPDLGPQLADGGWGGTLLCLGPGGHGPDLLADLPAGLPDAAAGQPPPGARPDSLFFTSGTTGRAKLVQHEQRFFLTLLAVGQAWLASGAPTLRHLAQTGFAHVSGQMTNLLMLFTGSTLVLAEGLDVPGLLRLIAEERISSTLLTPVQLYELLDHPALDGADLSSLLLLNIGGAAPTADRVREAAERLGPVLRLVYGLSEAAFVTEYRGVRPDPAHPERLGSCGVVFADSRVEIRDRDGKPLTDGEVGEVWTTGSLVMSGYWGEPELTREALVDGWLRTGDLGRLDADGYLYLVDRSKDMIVTGRGAANVFSRPVEDVLASHPLVRAAAVVGVPDRALGEAVHAYVVAAPGARPDPEQLRALVAAELRPYCAPSVVEFVDALPLTAMGKVDKRALRARHAAPLG, from the coding sequence GTGGATGATCCGCGCGACTCGGTCGCGAACTACGTGGTCACAGCCCTTGAGGCGTTCGCCGGTTACGGCGGACGCGAAGCGATCGTCTCCACCGCCGGTCGGCTCACCTACGCCGAGCTGTCCCGCGAGGTGCCGCGACTGGCGGGCGCGCTGCGCGCGCACGGCGTGAACGACCGGTCGGTGGTCGCGGTACTGGCCGGGAACCGGCCGGAGGCGATCGTGCTGCAACTCGCCGCGCACCTGATCGGCGCCCGCACCGTGTGGGTCGCCGGATACGCGCCGGTCCGCGAGCAGCACGACTACCTGCGCCGGTCCGACGCCGGGTTCCTGGTCTACGACACCGGCCGCTACCCGGACCTCGGTCCCCAGCTGGCCGACGGCGGGTGGGGCGGCACCCTGCTCTGCCTGGGCCCCGGCGGCCACGGCCCGGACCTGCTGGCCGACCTCCCGGCCGGACTCCCCGACGCCGCGGCGGGGCAACCGCCGCCCGGCGCCCGGCCGGACTCGCTGTTCTTCACCAGCGGTACCACCGGCCGGGCCAAACTCGTCCAGCACGAGCAGCGCTTCTTCCTGACCCTGCTGGCGGTCGGCCAGGCCTGGCTGGCCAGCGGCGCACCCACCCTGCGGCATCTGGCGCAGACCGGATTCGCCCACGTCAGCGGGCAGATGACGAATCTGCTGATGCTGTTCACCGGCAGCACGCTGGTGCTCGCCGAGGGCCTGGACGTGCCCGGACTGCTGCGGCTGATCGCCGAGGAGCGGATCAGCAGCACCCTGCTCACCCCGGTCCAGCTCTACGAACTGCTCGACCACCCGGCGCTGGACGGCGCCGACCTGAGCAGCCTGCTGCTGCTGAACATCGGCGGCGCCGCCCCCACGGCGGACCGGGTGCGGGAGGCCGCCGAGCGGCTCGGGCCGGTGCTGCGGCTGGTCTACGGGCTCAGCGAGGCGGCCTTCGTCACCGAGTACCGGGGAGTGCGGCCCGATCCGGCCCACCCGGAACGGCTGGGCTCCTGCGGCGTCGTGTTCGCCGACTCCCGGGTGGAGATCCGCGACCGGGACGGCAAGCCGCTGACCGACGGCGAGGTCGGCGAGGTGTGGACCACCGGTTCGCTGGTGATGAGCGGCTACTGGGGCGAGCCGGAACTCACCCGGGAGGCCCTGGTCGACGGCTGGCTGCGGACCGGCGACCTCGGCCGCCTCGACGCCGACGGCTACCTGTACCTGGTGGACCGGAGCAAGGACATGATCGTGACCGGCCGGGGCGCGGCCAACGTCTTCAGCCGTCCGGTCGAGGACGTCCTGGCCTCGCATCCGCTGGTGCGCGCCGCCGCCGTGGTCGGTGTCCCCGACCGGGCGCTGGGCGAGGCGGTGCACGCCTACGTGGTGGCCGCCCCCGGCGCCCGGCCGGACCCGGAGCAGCTCCGGGCCCTGGTCGCCGCCGAGTTGCGCCCCTACTGCGCCCCGTCGGTGGTGGAGTTCGTCGACGCGCTGCCGCTCACCGCGATGGGCAAGGTCGACAAGCGGGCCCTGCGCGCCCGGCACGCCGCCCCGCTCGGCTGA